One Alkaliphilus sp. B6464 genomic window carries:
- the mce gene encoding methylmalonyl-CoA epimerase: MNVKKVDHIGIAVKNLDETLKFYQDILGLECAGTEVVEEQKVKVAFLPVGDTEVELLESTEDDGPIAKFIEKKGEGIQHIAFRVDNIEEAIEEMKAKGVRMIDEKPRYGAGGAKIAFCHPKSTGGVLVELSEREG, encoded by the coding sequence ATGAATGTTAAAAAAGTGGATCACATTGGAATAGCTGTGAAAAATTTAGATGAAACATTGAAGTTTTACCAAGATATTTTAGGTCTTGAGTGTGCAGGTACAGAGGTTGTAGAAGAACAAAAAGTAAAGGTTGCATTTTTACCAGTAGGTGATACGGAGGTAGAGCTCTTAGAGTCTACAGAAGATGATGGACCAATTGCAAAATTCATCGAGAAAAAAGGTGAAGGTATCCAGCACATTGCTTTTAGAGTAGATAACATAGAGGAAGCCATTGAAGAGATGAAGGCAAAGGGAGTAAGAATGATTGACGAGAAGCCAAGATATGGAGCAGGAGGGGCTAAAATAGCTTTTTGTCATCCTAAAAGTACAGGTGGAGTTCTTGTGGAGTTAAGTGAGAGGGAGGGATAA
- a CDS encoding ECF transporter S component produces MSTKKVTIAGMLGAFSVVLSMTPIGYIPIPILGVNATTMHIPVIIGAILGGPLVGTIVGLMFGVSSFLRVGSPFFADPLVSILPRLFIGVMSYYTYKAFKHSIPAAIVGTLTNTLGVLSMVYLRGYLPLNAVIGVATLNGITEAIVSSVIVYIVMKGLKNYKI; encoded by the coding sequence ATGTCAACAAAAAAAGTAACAATCGCTGGTATGTTAGGTGCATTTTCAGTAGTACTAAGTATGACTCCAATAGGGTATATACCTATACCGATACTTGGGGTTAATGCAACCACTATGCACATTCCTGTTATTATTGGTGCAATTTTAGGTGGACCATTGGTAGGGACTATAGTAGGATTAATGTTTGGAGTTAGTAGCTTTTTAAGAGTGGGATCACCTTTTTTTGCAGATCCTTTAGTTTCTATATTGCCAAGACTATTTATAGGAGTTATGAGCTACTATACCTACAAGGCATTTAAACATTCTATCCCAGCAGCTATAGTAGGTACGCTAACTAACACTCTTGGAGTACTGTCTATGGTATATTTAAGAGGATATCTACCGTTAAATGCAGTTATTGGTGTTGCCACGCTAAATGGAATTACCGAAGCTATTGTTTCTTCTGTTATAGTGTATATAGTAATGAAAGGTTTGAAAAACTATAAAATATAA
- a CDS encoding biotin--[acetyl-CoA-carboxylase] ligase produces MRSKILEELYINKGNYISGEVLRTKLGVSRTAIWKHINALKEEGYNIETIPRKGYMLLEMKDKLLPKEIEALISNNTMGQQIVYFDSIDSTNSYAKKEANKLKDGTVILSEEQLLGRGRRGRSWSSPKGTGIWMSLVLKPNIPPTEGVKMTQIAAAAVCKAIRELTGLNALIKWPNDIVINGKKICGILTEMAGELNEVNYIIVGIGINVNTDGFECELKEKATSLFIEGGKKIDRRELVVNILKNFEVLYNIYIKDLDLDETLVIVKNYSAILGKEIKIIQGNLEKKARAIDINDEGLLLVQMDDGSKELISSGEVSIRGENGYI; encoded by the coding sequence ATGAGGAGTAAAATACTAGAAGAGTTATATATTAATAAGGGAAACTATATATCAGGAGAAGTGTTAAGAACTAAGCTAGGCGTTTCTCGTACTGCTATATGGAAGCATATTAATGCATTAAAGGAAGAAGGATATAATATCGAAACTATTCCTAGAAAGGGGTATATGCTTCTTGAAATGAAAGATAAACTTTTACCTAAGGAAATAGAAGCACTTATTTCTAACAATACTATGGGCCAGCAAATTGTTTATTTCGATAGTATTGATTCTACTAATAGCTATGCTAAAAAAGAGGCCAACAAACTAAAAGATGGGACTGTTATTTTAAGTGAAGAACAGCTACTGGGTAGAGGAAGAAGAGGGAGAAGCTGGTCTTCGCCTAAAGGTACGGGAATTTGGATGTCCTTAGTTTTAAAACCTAATATACCACCTACTGAAGGGGTCAAGATGACACAAATAGCAGCAGCGGCTGTATGCAAGGCCATTCGAGAATTAACGGGTCTAAATGCCTTAATTAAATGGCCAAACGATATTGTTATTAATGGCAAAAAGATTTGTGGGATTTTAACTGAGATGGCTGGAGAATTAAACGAAGTTAACTATATTATTGTAGGTATAGGTATAAATGTAAATACCGATGGATTTGAATGTGAATTGAAGGAAAAAGCTACATCCCTATTTATTGAAGGAGGTAAAAAAATAGATCGCAGGGAACTAGTAGTTAATATCTTGAAAAACTTTGAGGTATTATATAATATCTATATTAAGGATTTAGATTTAGATGAAACTTTAGTTATAGTTAAAAACTATTCTGCTATATTAGGAAAAGAAATTAAAATTATTCAAGGGAATTTAGAAAAAAAAGCTAGAGCTATAGATATTAACGACGAAGGACTATTATTAGTACAGATGGATGATGGTAGCAAAGAATTAATTTCATCGGGAGAGGTTTCAATTAGAGGTGAGAATGGGTACATATAA
- a CDS encoding biotin/lipoyl-containing protein: MRKFNITVNGVSYDVEVEEIKDGMPAPAPRAAAPVAPVAKPAASKPSPAAKSAPSAAPAGATTIEAPMPGNIWKIEVKEGQQVKSGDVLLILEAMKMENEIMAPADGVVASIHVAEGAAVNGGDILVSLK; this comes from the coding sequence ATGAGAAAGTTTAATATAACTGTAAATGGTGTTTCCTATGATGTAGAAGTAGAAGAAATTAAGGATGGTATGCCAGCGCCTGCACCAAGAGCTGCAGCTCCAGTAGCACCAGTGGCAAAACCAGCAGCTTCAAAGCCATCTCCAGCGGCGAAATCAGCGCCATCGGCAGCTCCAGCAGGTGCTACAACTATTGAGGCACCAATGCCGGGAAACATTTGGAAGATAGAAGTTAAGGAAGGTCAACAAGTAAAATCTGGGGATGTACTTCTAATTTTAGAAGCTATGAAGATGGAAAATGAAATTATGGCTCCAGCTGATGGAGTTGTTGCATCTATTCATGTTGCTGAAGGTGCTGCAGTAAATGGTGGAGATATTCTAGTATCTCTTAAATAA
- the mmdA gene encoding methylmalonyl-CoA decarboxylase subunit alpha, whose translation MSINKLEDLRNRKAKIELGGGEKRIASQHEKGKLTARERINLLFDEGSFVELDAFIKHRCVNFGMEKVDSPGEGVVTGYGLVDGRLVYAYAQDFTVVGGSLGEMHAKKICKVQDLALKMGAPIVGMNDSGGARIQEGVDALSGYGDIFYRNTIASGVVPQISAIMGPCAGGAVYSPALTDFIFMVDKTSQMFITGPQVIKTVTGEEVSAEALGGAMTHNKTSGVAHFVTANDEACIEEIRRLLSFLPSNNMETAPVFYTEDDINKIIPELDEIVPENPNKPYDMKAIITAIADDSDFFEVQPYYAQNMITGFVRINGQSVGIIANQPKVLAGCLDINASDKAGRFIRTCDCFNIPILTLVDVPGFLPGTSQEYGGIIRHGAKMLYAYSEATVPLITLIVRKAYGGAYLAMSSKHLGADMVLAWPTAEIAVMGPEGAANIIFKNEIADSEDPQSTRNQKIDEYKGEFATPYKAAERGFVDDVIEPSATRPRIVDALNMLASKRESRPAKKHGNLPV comes from the coding sequence ATGTCCATAAACAAATTAGAAGACCTTCGTAACCGCAAAGCAAAGATTGAGCTTGGTGGTGGCGAAAAAAGAATTGCCAGCCAGCATGAAAAAGGTAAGTTGACAGCTAGAGAAAGAATTAACCTCTTATTTGATGAAGGAAGTTTTGTAGAATTAGACGCCTTTATCAAGCATAGATGCGTTAACTTCGGCATGGAAAAGGTAGATTCTCCAGGTGAAGGTGTTGTAACAGGCTATGGTTTAGTTGATGGTAGATTGGTATATGCCTATGCACAAGACTTTACTGTTGTAGGTGGATCATTAGGGGAAATGCATGCAAAGAAAATTTGCAAGGTACAAGATTTAGCATTAAAGATGGGAGCGCCAATAGTGGGTATGAATGACTCTGGCGGGGCTAGAATCCAAGAGGGAGTAGATGCTCTATCTGGATATGGAGATATCTTCTACAGAAATACTATTGCTTCTGGGGTAGTGCCACAGATTTCTGCAATTATGGGACCTTGTGCAGGTGGAGCAGTATACTCTCCAGCACTAACAGACTTTATTTTTATGGTAGATAAAACAAGTCAAATGTTTATTACAGGTCCACAAGTTATTAAAACTGTAACTGGTGAAGAGGTAAGTGCAGAGGCCCTTGGCGGAGCAATGACACACAATAAAACTAGTGGGGTAGCACACTTTGTAACAGCGAATGATGAGGCTTGTATAGAAGAAATTAGAAGATTACTTAGCTTTTTACCTTCTAATAATATGGAAACTGCTCCTGTTTTCTATACAGAAGATGATATAAACAAAATTATTCCAGAGTTAGATGAAATTGTGCCAGAAAATCCAAATAAGCCATACGATATGAAGGCAATAATTACAGCTATTGCAGATGATTCAGATTTCTTTGAAGTACAACCCTATTATGCACAAAATATGATTACAGGTTTTGTTCGTATTAATGGACAGTCTGTAGGTATTATTGCAAACCAACCTAAAGTATTGGCAGGTTGTTTAGATATTAATGCTTCTGACAAAGCAGGAAGATTCATTAGAACATGTGACTGCTTTAATATTCCAATATTAACTCTTGTAGATGTACCAGGATTTTTACCTGGAACAAGCCAAGAATATGGTGGAATTATTCGTCATGGTGCTAAAATGCTTTATGCCTATAGTGAAGCTACGGTACCACTTATAACATTAATCGTTAGAAAAGCATACGGTGGAGCATATTTAGCTATGTCTAGTAAACATTTAGGTGCTGATATGGTACTTGCCTGGCCAACTGCTGAAATTGCGGTAATGGGACCAGAAGGAGCGGCTAACATTATATTCAAAAATGAAATTGCAGATTCTGAGGACCCACAATCTACAAGAAATCAAAAAATTGACGAATATAAAGGAGAGTTTGCTACACCTTATAAAGCTGCAGAAAGAGGTTTCGTTGATGATGTTATAGAGCCATCGGCTACTAGACCAAGAATAGTAGATGCTCTTAATATGCTAGCAAGTAAGAGAGAGAGTAGACCAGCTAAAAAACACGGTAACTTACCAGTATAG
- a CDS encoding OadG family protein, with amino-acid sequence MNLLERMKVSIDTMTMGEKFLGSIMVTLVGVGIVFAALAILYFAIIIMQKVVGKSQPKKIVDSKPSPTIEDEVVEEETVDNTELVAVITAAVAASLNTSTHNIIVRNITRISDQTPSWAKMGRVDQISNKL; translated from the coding sequence ATGAACTTACTGGAAAGAATGAAAGTTTCCATTGATACTATGACAATGGGAGAGAAGTTTTTAGGCAGTATAATGGTAACACTTGTGGGAGTCGGTATAGTATTTGCAGCATTAGCTATATTATACTTTGCTATTATTATTATGCAAAAAGTGGTAGGTAAATCTCAACCTAAAAAAATAGTCGATTCAAAACCTTCTCCTACTATTGAAGATGAAGTTGTAGAAGAAGAAACAGTGGATAATACAGAGCTTGTAGCGGTTATTACAGCTGCAGTAGCTGCTAGCTTAAATACTTCCACTCATAACATTATTGTTAGAAATATTACTCGTATATCGGATCAAACACCTTCTTGGGCTAAAATGGGAAGGGTAGATCAAATTAGTAATAAGCTTTAA
- a CDS encoding sodium ion-translocating decarboxylase subunit beta, whose amino-acid sequence MVDIVVEFLGTTGFVNMTGGQLLMIVVSCVLLYLAIAKGFEPLLLIPIAFGMLLVNLPLSGIMDAGANLLKLGSPTADMIEKGIPASMYVDSPGGLLYYIYNSGIKLGVFPPLIFLGVGAMTDFGPLIANPKSLFLGAAAQAGIFFTFIGATVLGFTAQEASSIGIIGGADGPTAIFLTSKLAPHLLGPIAVAAYSYMALVPIIQPPIMKALTTKEERMIKMEQLRTVSKVERVVFPIMVTIIVSLIVPSATALVGMLMLGNLFKESGVTDRLSKTAQNELINIVTILLGISVGATANAETFLKLETLKIIALGIVAFGVGTAAGVLLGKVMNKLSGGKVNPLIGSAGVSAVPMAARVSQVVGQKENPSNFLLMHAMGPNVAGVIGSAVAAGVLLTLFG is encoded by the coding sequence ATGGTTGATATAGTTGTGGAATTTTTAGGGACCACAGGTTTTGTAAACATGACAGGTGGTCAACTACTTATGATAGTTGTTTCATGTGTTTTACTATATCTAGCAATCGCAAAAGGCTTCGAACCTTTACTGCTTATTCCTATAGCTTTTGGTATGTTACTTGTTAATTTACCTCTATCTGGAATAATGGATGCTGGAGCAAATTTATTAAAATTAGGTTCACCTACAGCTGACATGATAGAAAAAGGAATACCTGCAAGTATGTATGTTGATTCACCAGGAGGATTATTGTATTATATTTATAATTCGGGAATCAAACTAGGGGTTTTTCCGCCTTTAATCTTCTTAGGTGTTGGAGCAATGACTGATTTCGGTCCACTTATTGCTAACCCAAAAAGCTTATTTTTAGGGGCAGCAGCACAGGCTGGAATATTCTTTACATTCATTGGAGCCACAGTGCTTGGCTTTACAGCTCAAGAAGCTTCTTCTATTGGAATTATAGGTGGAGCAGATGGACCTACAGCAATATTTTTAACTTCTAAGTTAGCACCTCATCTTCTAGGACCAATAGCGGTTGCAGCCTACTCTTACATGGCACTAGTTCCAATTATTCAACCTCCTATTATGAAGGCGCTTACTACAAAAGAAGAGCGAATGATTAAGATGGAGCAATTAAGAACAGTATCAAAGGTTGAGAGAGTAGTTTTTCCTATAATGGTAACTATTATAGTTTCATTAATAGTGCCAAGTGCAACAGCTTTAGTTGGTATGCTTATGCTTGGAAACCTATTTAAGGAATCTGGAGTAACAGATCGTCTTTCTAAAACAGCACAAAATGAATTAATTAATATTGTAACTATTTTACTAGGAATAAGTGTTGGAGCAACAGCTAATGCAGAAACATTTTTAAAATTAGAAACGCTTAAAATAATTGCACTAGGTATAGTTGCTTTTGGGGTAGGTACAGCAGCCGGAGTATTACTTGGAAAAGTAATGAATAAACTATCTGGTGGTAAAGTAAATCCACTTATAGGATCAGCTGGAGTTTCGGCAGTACCTATGGCAGCTAGAGTTTCTCAAGTTGTTGGACAAAAAGAAAATCCAAGTAATTTCCTATTAATGCATGCTATGGGACCTAACGTTGCAGGGGTAATTGGATCTGCTGTTGCGGCAGGTGTATTATTAACATTGTTTGGTTAA
- a CDS encoding type III pantothenate kinase gives MIVVFDVGNTNIVLGVYRGKELIDYWRIATDKEKTSDEYSMVIHQFFQYNGLDINDVEDIIISSVVPNIMYSLEHASRKLFNKEPLIVGPGIKTGMNIKYDNPKQVGADRIVNAIAAYEKYGGPLIIVDFGTATTFCAISETGEYLGGTISPGIKISSDALFEKAAKLPRVELVKPGKVICKNTVNSMQAGIIYGYVGLVEYIVNKMKKEIRCSSCRVIATGGLSTLIASETESIDTVDKFLSLEGLNIIYERNKEDRIALNNKSWV, from the coding sequence ATGATCGTAGTTTTTGATGTAGGTAATACTAATATTGTATTAGGTGTTTACCGTGGAAAAGAGTTAATAGACTATTGGAGAATCGCAACGGATAAGGAAAAGACATCTGATGAATATAGTATGGTTATTCATCAATTCTTTCAATATAATGGTTTAGACATTAATGATGTTGAAGATATTATTATTTCTTCAGTAGTACCAAACATTATGTATTCTTTAGAACATGCATCAAGAAAACTTTTTAATAAAGAGCCTTTAATAGTAGGACCTGGTATTAAGACAGGTATGAATATAAAATACGATAATCCTAAACAGGTTGGAGCAGATAGAATTGTTAATGCTATTGCTGCCTATGAAAAATACGGTGGGCCATTAATAATTGTAGACTTTGGAACAGCAACAACCTTCTGTGCTATTTCGGAAACGGGAGAATACTTAGGTGGTACCATTTCACCGGGGATTAAGATTTCAAGTGATGCACTATTTGAAAAAGCCGCAAAGCTTCCAAGAGTAGAACTTGTAAAGCCGGGAAAGGTAATTTGCAAAAATACTGTTAACAGTATGCAGGCTGGCATAATATATGGTTATGTTGGTTTAGTAGAGTATATTGTAAATAAGATGAAAAAAGAGATTAGGTGTAGCTCTTGTAGGGTAATTGCTACAGGTGGACTATCAACTTTAATAGCTAGTGAAACAGAAAGTATAGACACAGTAGATAAGTTTTTATCCCTAGAAGGCTTAAATATTATTTATGAACGTAACAAGGAAGACCGAATTGCATTAAACAATAAGAGCTGGGTGTAA